One Terriglobia bacterium DNA window includes the following coding sequences:
- a CDS encoding helix-turn-helix domain-containing protein — protein sequence MSDQFLHAREVATLLNIKISTVYALCRRGELVHIRLGEGRRRPLIRFRREDLDQFLQDRTIGALPATK from the coding sequence ATGAGCGACCAGTTTCTTCACGCCCGGGAAGTCGCGACCCTTCTGAACATCAAGATCTCCACCGTCTACGCGCTGTGCCGACGCGGAGAACTCGTACACATCCGGCTTGGCGAAGGTCGGCGTCGACCACTGATTCGCTTCCGTCGAGAGGATCTCGATCAGTTCCTGCAGGATCGGACCATCGGCGCGCTGCCGGCGACGAAGTAG